One genomic window of Polyangium aurulentum includes the following:
- a CDS encoding ankyrin repeat domain-containing protein, giving the protein MSNGTSPRPIPPVSEVFSDERLRRAAAAAEMGDAAQIRALGRVDLDAVQPAGVNLLMYEMASRNETAVRTLLDAGADPNALTPQGGSPMLLAAVSDDPRWLGLLLDKGGDPNLKNALGEPLLPLLVPYGQWNNMQKLLDRGARIDETGPSGQTATFLLGALHQFDRVHAMLDRGADPERADAHGLKLGDFVVQPVTPDSPQELWQKRVATRIGVSR; this is encoded by the coding sequence ATGAGCAACGGGACCTCCCCGCGCCCCATCCCCCCGGTCTCCGAGGTCTTCTCGGACGAGCGCCTGCGCCGCGCGGCGGCCGCGGCCGAAATGGGCGACGCGGCGCAGATTCGCGCGCTCGGTCGCGTCGATCTCGACGCCGTGCAGCCCGCGGGCGTCAACCTGCTCATGTACGAGATGGCGTCGCGCAACGAGACGGCCGTGCGGACCTTGCTCGACGCGGGCGCCGATCCCAACGCCCTCACGCCGCAGGGCGGGTCTCCCATGCTGCTCGCCGCGGTGAGCGACGATCCGCGCTGGCTCGGCCTGCTCCTCGACAAGGGCGGCGATCCGAATTTGAAGAACGCGCTCGGCGAGCCCTTGCTGCCGCTCCTGGTCCCTTACGGCCAGTGGAACAATATGCAGAAGCTGCTCGATCGCGGCGCTCGGATCGACGAGACGGGCCCCTCGGGTCAGACGGCGACCTTCCTCCTGGGTGCGCTGCACCAGTTCGATCGCGTCCACGCCATGCTCGATCGCGGGGCCGACCCGGAGCGCGCCGACGCGCACGGCCTGAAGCTCGGCGACTTCGTGGTGCAGCCGGTCACACCGGATTCACCCCAGGAGCTGTGGCAAAAGCGCGTGGCCACGCGGATCGGGGTCTCCAGGTGA